One part of the Desulfonema ishimotonii genome encodes these proteins:
- a CDS encoding long-chain-fatty-acid--CoA ligase encodes MTKENRYEDKPWIGQYEGNVKDKLEYERICLPEFLARSARNFPDQPALIFQGYKMTYRQLDEAVNRFGAALHDFGIKKGDSVAILLPNTIPCVVAYYAILRIGGVAVMNNPLYSDRELDHQFNDSGAKALVTLDLLGNRMIDLRPKTRIKQIIYTTLGDYLPFPKNLIFPLIAKKKKLAADVRPAENVYKWKAVLEKYPPEPPKTDITFDDTAMYQYTGGTTGVSKGVILTHANLSQQVQQVAGWFPAFKVGKEVMLGALPFFHVFGLSTAMNLAIYRGWTDVLVPKPQPGPLLETIARFRPSFVPLVPTMYIGILNHPDIGKTDLTSVKGCFSGSSPLPVEVIRDFEEKTGAVIVEGYGLTETTPVTHVNPFNKEKRKIGSIGLPISDTECRVVSLEDGVTDMPVNEPGELLIRGPQVMKGYRNMPEETAGVLTEDGWLHTGDIAQMSKEGYFYIVDRKKDLIISGGYNVYPRDIDEVFYEHPKVQEACTVGIPHPSRGEAAKVFVVLKPNATAEAEELMAHCKEKLAKYKWPVEIEFREELPKTNVGKILRKDLRAEELAKQK; translated from the coding sequence TTGACGAAAGAAAACAGATACGAGGACAAACCGTGGATCGGGCAATATGAGGGGAATGTAAAAGATAAACTGGAATATGAGCGGATCTGCCTTCCTGAATTCCTGGCGCGTTCGGCCCGGAATTTCCCGGACCAGCCCGCGCTGATTTTTCAGGGATACAAGATGACCTACCGCCAGCTGGATGAGGCTGTAAACCGCTTCGGTGCGGCCCTGCATGACTTCGGGATAAAAAAAGGCGACAGCGTTGCCATCCTGCTGCCCAACACCATTCCCTGTGTGGTTGCCTATTACGCCATCCTCAGAATCGGGGGGGTTGCGGTGATGAACAACCCGCTTTATTCCGACCGGGAGCTGGACCACCAGTTCAACGACTCGGGCGCAAAGGCGCTCGTCACTCTGGATCTCCTGGGCAACCGCATGATCGACCTTCGGCCCAAGACCCGGATTAAACAGATCATTTACACCACCCTCGGCGACTACCTCCCCTTCCCCAAAAACCTGATCTTCCCCCTCATCGCCAAAAAGAAAAAGCTGGCTGCCGATGTCAGACCTGCGGAAAACGTTTACAAATGGAAGGCGGTGCTGGAAAAATATCCGCCCGAACCTCCGAAAACCGACATTACATTCGATGATACGGCCATGTATCAGTACACGGGCGGCACCACCGGCGTCTCCAAAGGCGTAATCCTGACCCACGCCAATCTGAGCCAGCAGGTCCAGCAAGTCGCCGGATGGTTCCCGGCATTCAAGGTCGGCAAGGAGGTCATGCTGGGGGCGCTGCCCTTTTTCCACGTCTTCGGCCTGTCTACCGCCATGAATTTGGCCATATACAGGGGATGGACCGATGTTCTGGTCCCCAAACCCCAGCCGGGGCCGCTGCTGGAGACCATCGCCAGGTTCAGGCCCTCGTTTGTCCCCCTGGTCCCCACCATGTACATCGGCATCCTCAATCATCCCGACATCGGCAAAACCGACCTCACCTCCGTCAAAGGCTGCTTTTCCGGCAGCTCCCCCCTGCCGGTCGAGGTGATCCGGGATTTTGAAGAAAAGACCGGCGCGGTGATCGTTGAAGGATACGGCCTGACCGAAACCACACCGGTGACCCATGTCAACCCGTTCAACAAGGAGAAACGGAAAATCGGAAGCATCGGCCTCCCCATCTCCGACACCGAATGCCGGGTGGTGAGCCTTGAGGACGGGGTCACGGATATGCCGGTGAATGAGCCGGGGGAGCTGCTCATCCGGGGGCCGCAGGTGATGAAAGGCTACCGGAACATGCCCGAAGAGACCGCAGGCGTTCTGACCGAAGACGGGTGGCTGCACACGGGCGACATCGCCCAGATGAGCAAAGAGGGCTATTTCTACATTGTGGACCGAAAAAAAGACCTGATCATCTCCGGGGGGTACAATGTCTATCCCCGGGATATTGATGAGGTTTTTTATGAACACCCCAAAGTGCAGGAGGCCTGTACCGTGGGCATCCCCCATCCCAGCCGGGGAGAGGCGGCCAAGGTTTTTGTGGTCCTCAAGCCCAACGCAACCGCAGAGGCCGAAGAGCTGATGGCCCACTGCAAGGAGAAG
- a CDS encoding (Fe-S)-binding protein — protein sequence MDTALIAPANASFLGIPTVIFSVLIPVVGIALFTYIMAKRVAPLIFANPDFRFNRFPERVFNVLKLWLGQWKHPRYMTAGVVHILLFAGFLVLSVRSSSLVIIGVSEDFALPGFGGTFGHIYNFFKDYAATMVLVAALIAAYRRAIVKPARYAVPEKYGKDHTSEAIFVLGMISGLMITESLFEASAAAAAIQKGLKPEFIAPLSLPWFLRISIFWMSEGALQATHLICYYLHDLIFFSFLCFLPLGKHFHVITSIFNVWFMKLDKGSVKPVKWGITDEGLDDVESFGVKEFEDFTWKHMLDFYSCADCGRCSDQCPANAVGRPLSPRFISIKARDYAFDHYPLKDGFKAGEPLIGGIYTEDEIWSCTTCGACEEECPLQIEYIDKIVDLRRGMVDEGNVPQSLQKPLKALEKRGNPWGKMEKKRADWAVKDKEFKAECSVKLVEKGDTADTLFFVDSISSYDDRIQQITQATARILTAADVDFTILGKLEKDSGHEVRRFGEEMLFQSLKEENTENIIESGAKTIVTADPHAYNALIKDYKDLPPVKHIAEVIAEALASGKLRLKGIEEAGKVYTYHDPCYLGRHNGMYDAPRDVLDAIPGISRVEMLKSRDRSFCCGGGGLMLFYEPVEEQRMGQLRVEMAKEAGANVIVTACPFCMVNLEDAIKTSGLEGEMEAIDLVELIARQMITD from the coding sequence ATGGATACTGCTCTGATCGCTCCGGCTAATGCGAGTTTTCTCGGCATTCCGACGGTAATATTCTCCGTTCTGATTCCAGTCGTCGGAATCGCCCTATTCACTTATATTATGGCAAAGCGGGTTGCCCCCCTCATTTTTGCCAACCCGGATTTCCGTTTCAACCGGTTTCCCGAACGGGTTTTCAACGTTCTCAAGCTGTGGCTGGGCCAGTGGAAACACCCGCGCTACATGACCGCCGGCGTGGTCCACATCTTATTGTTTGCCGGCTTTCTCGTCCTGTCGGTCCGCTCTTCCTCCCTGGTCATCATCGGCGTTTCCGAGGACTTTGCACTGCCGGGATTTGGCGGCACGTTCGGACACATTTACAATTTTTTCAAAGACTACGCCGCCACAATGGTGCTGGTGGCCGCCCTCATCGCCGCCTATCGGCGGGCCATTGTCAAACCGGCCCGCTATGCCGTGCCTGAAAAGTACGGCAAGGACCATACCTCGGAAGCCATCTTTGTCCTGGGCATGATTTCCGGCCTGATGATCACCGAGAGCCTGTTTGAGGCGAGTGCCGCGGCTGCCGCCATCCAGAAGGGATTGAAGCCGGAATTCATCGCACCGCTGAGCCTGCCCTGGTTTCTGAGGATTTCCATATTCTGGATGTCCGAGGGCGCACTTCAGGCAACCCATCTGATCTGCTACTACCTGCACGATCTGATTTTCTTTTCCTTTCTCTGCTTCCTGCCCCTGGGCAAACATTTCCACGTCATCACCTCCATCTTCAATGTCTGGTTTATGAAGCTGGACAAGGGCAGCGTGAAGCCGGTGAAGTGGGGCATCACAGATGAGGGGCTGGACGATGTCGAGTCCTTCGGCGTGAAAGAGTTCGAGGATTTCACCTGGAAGCACATGCTCGACTTCTACTCCTGTGCAGACTGCGGCCGCTGTTCCGACCAGTGCCCGGCCAACGCCGTGGGCCGTCCGCTCTCTCCCCGGTTTATCAGCATCAAGGCCAGGGATTATGCGTTCGATCATTATCCCCTGAAGGACGGGTTCAAGGCGGGTGAGCCCCTGATCGGCGGGATTTACACCGAGGACGAGATCTGGTCCTGCACCACCTGCGGGGCCTGTGAGGAAGAATGTCCGCTCCAGATCGAATACATTGACAAGATCGTGGATCTGAGGCGCGGCATGGTGGATGAGGGCAACGTGCCCCAGTCCCTCCAGAAACCCCTCAAGGCGCTGGAAAAACGCGGTAATCCCTGGGGCAAGATGGAAAAGAAGCGGGCCGACTGGGCGGTCAAGGACAAGGAGTTCAAGGCTGAGTGCAGCGTGAAGCTGGTGGAAAAGGGCGACACGGCAGACACTCTCTTCTTTGTGGACAGCATTTCGTCCTACGACGACCGGATTCAGCAGATCACCCAGGCCACGGCCAGAATCCTGACGGCGGCGGACGTGGATTTCACCATCCTGGGCAAGCTGGAAAAGGACAGCGGCCACGAGGTCCGGCGCTTCGGCGAGGAGATGCTCTTCCAGTCCCTGAAAGAGGAAAACACTGAAAATATCATCGAGTCCGGGGCCAAGACCATCGTGACGGCCGACCCCCACGCCTATAACGCCCTGATCAAGGACTACAAAGACCTGCCGCCCGTGAAGCACATCGCCGAGGTCATCGCCGAGGCATTGGCTTCCGGCAAGCTCCGGCTGAAGGGCATTGAGGAGGCAGGCAAGGTGTACACCTATCACGATCCCTGCTACCTGGGACGCCACAACGGCATGTACGACGCCCCCAGGGACGTGCTGGACGCCATTCCGGGCATCAGCCGGGTGGAGATGCTCAAATCCCGTGACCGCTCCTTCTGCTGCGGCGGCGGCGGGCTGATGCTCTTCTACGAACCGGTTGAGGAACAGCGCATGGGACAGCTCCGGGTGGAGATGGCCAAGGAGGCCGGTGCCAACGTCATCGTGACGGCCTGCCCGTTCTGCATGGTCAACTTGGAAGACGCCATCAAGACCAGCGGTCTGGAAGGCGAGATGGAAGCCATTGATCTGGTGGAGCTGATTGCCCGCCAAATGATCACAGATTAA
- a CDS encoding electron transfer flavoprotein subunit beta/FixA family protein has translation MDILVCVKRVPDTSENEIEVNSSGSDIERDDLVYSVNEWDNYAVEEAIQIRDKVGGSVTVVTVGDDESEEVLRREMAMGADQGVLLSDDAFEGSDGKGLATILKAEIEKGKYDLIMTGAQADGGAAQVGGMLAAMLDLPYASLVNLIDVVDDTKIKVGREIEGGNQEMNEVDLPCVLSIQTGINEPRYVGIRGIRKVASVEIPVHGAADLGLDASAVGEAAAKVKRQDYFVPDMGEGAEMLEGSTEEIIEKLIELLKAKGGVK, from the coding sequence ATGGACATTCTGGTATGTGTCAAGAGGGTTCCCGACACCTCTGAAAATGAAATTGAAGTGAACAGCAGCGGCAGCGATATTGAACGTGACGACCTGGTTTACTCGGTCAATGAGTGGGACAACTATGCCGTGGAAGAGGCGATTCAGATCCGCGACAAGGTCGGCGGCTCGGTGACGGTGGTCACGGTGGGCGATGACGAGTCCGAGGAAGTGCTGAGAAGAGAGATGGCCATGGGTGCGGATCAGGGCGTCCTGCTCTCAGACGATGCCTTTGAAGGCTCTGACGGCAAGGGACTTGCCACCATCCTGAAGGCCGAGATCGAAAAGGGCAAATATGACCTGATCATGACCGGTGCCCAGGCCGATGGCGGCGCGGCCCAGGTCGGCGGTATGCTGGCGGCCATGCTGGACCTGCCCTATGCCTCCCTGGTCAACCTCATCGACGTTGTTGATGACACCAAAATCAAGGTGGGCCGTGAAATCGAAGGCGGAAATCAGGAGATGAACGAGGTGGATCTGCCCTGTGTGCTCTCCATTCAGACCGGTATCAACGAACCCCGGTACGTGGGTATCCGTGGCATCCGCAAGGTGGCTTCCGTGGAGATTCCGGTCCACGGCGCAGCCGACCTCGGCCTGGACGCCTCTGCTGTGGGTGAGGCCGCCGCAAAGGTGAAACGGCAGGATTACTTTGTGCCGGATATGGGCGAAGGTGCCGAGATGCTTGAAGGCAGCACCGAGGAAATCATCGAGAAACTGATCGAACTCTTGAAAGCCAAAGGAGGGGTAAAATAA
- a CDS encoding electron transfer flavoprotein subunit alpha/FixB family protein, translating into MAQIFAYILHKEGVADDSALELVAAAKKIDAAASVTAIVVGSGVDAVCNEVAASYNEVWKIDGADFAYPNAEVIRKALVSIVPKGALVLIPHNTFGMDLGPGLSVKLDTAFVSDVVDFEGIDGDALKVVRQEYSGMVSTHVTCDTAAGAIITVRPGAFQPDESKSAGGAVTDKTGDAGDLGVSRRFLEVVEAEMGDVDITKSEILVSVGRGIEDEDNLEIAQELADAMGADVSCSRPIVDAKWMEKSRQVGTSGQTVSPKVYLACGISGSFQHMGGIKGAPFIVAINKNAKAPIFQLADVGVVADILEFLPDLAEAIEEAK; encoded by the coding sequence ATGGCACAGATTTTTGCATATATTTTACACAAAGAAGGCGTGGCCGATGATTCAGCTCTGGAACTGGTTGCCGCAGCCAAAAAAATTGATGCCGCCGCCTCTGTGACGGCCATTGTCGTCGGTTCCGGCGTTGATGCGGTCTGCAACGAAGTGGCCGCGTCCTATAACGAGGTTTGGAAAATCGACGGTGCGGATTTCGCATACCCCAATGCGGAGGTGATCCGAAAAGCCCTGGTCAGCATTGTTCCCAAGGGCGCGCTTGTTCTGATTCCGCATAACACATTCGGAATGGACCTCGGGCCCGGTCTTTCCGTAAAACTGGATACGGCATTTGTCTCGGATGTTGTCGATTTCGAAGGCATTGACGGGGATGCACTGAAGGTGGTTCGCCAGGAATACAGCGGCATGGTCAGCACCCATGTCACCTGCGACACCGCAGCCGGTGCGATCATCACGGTCCGTCCGGGCGCGTTTCAGCCGGATGAGAGCAAATCCGCCGGCGGCGCTGTGACCGACAAGACAGGTGATGCCGGTGATCTGGGCGTCAGCAGACGCTTCCTGGAAGTGGTGGAAGCTGAAATGGGTGATGTGGATATCACCAAGTCCGAAATCCTGGTTTCCGTGGGTCGCGGTATCGAAGACGAGGATAATCTGGAGATCGCCCAGGAACTGGCCGATGCCATGGGCGCGGATGTCTCCTGCTCCCGTCCCATCGTGGATGCCAAGTGGATGGAGAAATCCCGTCAGGTCGGCACCTCCGGCCAGACGGTCAGCCCCAAGGTTTATCTGGCCTGCGGCATCAGCGGGTCGTTCCAGCACATGGGCGGCATCAAGGGCGCTCCCTTTATCGTGGCCATCAACAAGAATGCCAAGGCCCCGATCTTCCAGCTGGCCGACGTGGGCGTTGTGGCCGATATCCTGGAGTTCCTGCCGGATCTGGCCGAGGCCATTGAGGAGGCCAAGTAA